One stretch of Brettanomyces nanus chromosome 4, complete sequence DNA includes these proteins:
- a CDS encoding uncharacterized protein (EggNog:ENOG41), with protein sequence MSLEGAMEEERRLIAQILERQQLNAMTTDRDGRRDRTLSRSTTRGLSRSLSRSSSWDPDEHFMITSQDPSLRLMPDYGKSDSEKGDYDNEAVPGADTHYGGDETSEEEQISDTDNEFSYDDDGSVLPNYSTYTALAAASPPSSPGMKHVSLQRNSSSRDGSSDNIRGSRPSSSISPVRTSSNRGTSSLYSTTFGPRIHTKDEEIVHIHNRKLIKDAIQAEKLDEMLAAERAAANARAIGRDVSTDFMKQVEETAVEAGTQIHVDPENFYKNNPKRKEKLQEYAKYKKKLTSSPDPTDGFVIPYTNDIEEKIDSELARVLNENIKISAIETNSETQRSVRTITRGNFFEILIGSGLKHPKSFIICLDFSEESKNALEWCIGTVLVDGSVLYVLNVIEDDEYSSMQLNGIQPRGKRNSTANRSNSVKGRKKLSQKSRDRLREENVERITKDILSLLKLTKLQVHVVIQSSHHPIPRHFILCVIKHISPTLIVVGSKGASAMKGVLLGSLSNYLVRKSTAPVMVVKHKLKKLTKKGKQFNNNVGTLHSLAEARVD encoded by the coding sequence ATGTCTCTAGAAGGTgctatggaagaagagaggagGCTTATAGCCCAAATCTTGGAAAGACAACAATTAAATGCAATGACTACCGACAGGGATGGCCGTCGTGATCGAACATTGTCCCGATCAACCACTCGTGGTCTCAGTAGATCTCTGAGtagatcttcaagttggGATCCTGACGAGCATTTTATGATAACTTCACAGGATCCTTCTCTTCGATTGATGCCTGACTATGGAAAAAGTGACAGCGAAAAGGGTGATTATGACAATGAAGCCGTTCCCGGGGCGGATACTCATTATGGAGGAGACGAGACAAGTGAGGAGGAGCAAATAAGTGACACTGATAACGAATTCTcatatgatgatgatggaagTGTGCTACCAAATTATTCTACTTACACTGCGTTGGCTGCTGCATCGCCACCAAGTTCTCCCGGTATGAAGCATGTCTCTTTACAGAGAAACAGCAGTAGCAGAGATGGAAGCAGCGATAATATCAGAGGAAGCAgaccatcttcttctatatcTCCTGTTCGTACATCCTCGAACAGAGGGACGTCATCACTTTATTCAACTACATTTGGACCAAGAATACATAcgaaggatgaagaaatagtTCATATTCATAATAGAAAGCTGATCAAGGATGCTATTCAGGCCGAAAAATTGGACGAGATGTTGGCAGCGGAAAGAGCTGCGGCAAATGCTAGAGCTATTGGTAGGGATGTGTCTACTGATTTTATGAAACAAGTGGAAGAAACGGCGGTAGAGGCTGGCACTCAAATTCACGTTGATCCTGAGAACTTCTACAAGAACAACCccaagagaaaggagaaactACAAGAGTATGCTAAatataaaaagaaacttaCCTCGTCTCCTGATCCAACTGACGGATTTGTCATTCCATATACAAATGACattgaggagaagatagaTTCAGAGTTGGCTAGAGTCTTGAACGAGAACATCAAGATTTCGGCCATAGAGACTAACTCGGAAACTCAAAGATCTGTTAGGACTATAACTAGAGGAAATTTTTTTGAGATCTTGATAGGGTCAGGGCTAAAGCATCCTAAAAGTTTCATTATATGTCTGGATTTCTCCGAAGAAAGCAAAAACGCTCTTGAGTGGTGTATAGGAACGGTTCTTGTGGACGGATCAGTTCTCTATGTGCTGAATGttattgaggatgatgagtATTCTTCGATGCAACTCAATGGTATTCAACCAAGGGGAAAGAGAAACAGCACGGCAAATAGAAGCAATTCAGtaaaaggaagaaagaagctttcGCAAAAATCCAGAGATAGAttgagagaagagaacGTCGAGCGAATCACAAAGGACATACTGTCACTTCTCAAATTGACAAAATTACAGGTTCATGTGGTGATTCAATCGTCGCATCATCCAATCCCTCGGCATTTTATATTGTGCGTGATTAAACATATATCCCCTACCTTGATTGTGGTAGGATCAAAGGGAGCCTCTGCCATGAAAGGTGTTCTTTTAGGTTCACTATCCAACTATCTCGTGAGAAAAAGTACAGCGCCGGTAATGGTGGTGAAACATAAGCTAAAGAAACTAACAAAGAAAGGCAAGCAGTTCAACAATAATGTTGGTACTCTTCACAGTTTGGCAGAAGCAAGAGTTGATTGA
- a CDS encoding uncharacterized protein (BUSCO:EOG0934236D~EggNog:ENOG41): MLSRISQLSKNLTDEISRFNDEVSSARVTKQQQDGTVQSLDPERAAKIMSIETPDPATITKPSEIDQEDNNKGDNVTENINGNENISGKEAEAANFVKPERESSVSSAESEKPSNGSNSRHAGVHGVQKLYVSGTKVKFSELPNEIVPLLLKFSKYERLYPQLYQAYKVEKEKSVIIKGFETVLKETTPCTGISEMEVFKEYLEGLSKKADILSQQLREKANSASSLKKEKDSLLKTVNEVRNENKDFKDQLNSAREEIKGIEKTKETLDIVQKDNERLEKEIRKLKQEKEIQKSQEDKYNDDEPANAKKTEIVLSENSTLETNNESLELIIADLKKQVSANQEEIENLRDMLRDVGDELVESQKKVKRLENGVGEYQLEEKIDANNAELEILRIQNAEALKDYEQTKRSLTKKYQSCLNENDKLRKQLDDAEKEKEKLDRKINDLQEESQKFQREANQSNTFKENGEKNIALVKAKEKEIGDKANRIEILQEEKDKLNEALVDLRVQVKQLEYETKISVDSKEKIANQLKSAKSHQNEMELRMNKVAAENNKLVKKIEELQDKYSEAKDYKTTNDTEVDSLKRRIEEALMRSKEYESRIDVLEEELSQSRSMLQERTREAGTMRKLVMDTEQNRNTKIQELEAKLDAALEEKDTTESTSTITVRESQKLIEELRLKLRTLNSDCDRLKKDNANLEASLKSSQTKPKQATDVPTSLTAFGNDRDDDYTQKMTDALRASLKENEQRLRKFEEINKVLQRSSNDNAQKLVRMNKKYKLLTQQYKILRSSAASGEKVSSYSASPGDTDMSSGRRESIASSIEAPTVPTGTQHGDKDKEKSTYIKNVLFGFLEHRDQREMLLPVMKALLGLDDEDEKKFMELLK; the protein is encoded by the coding sequence ATGCTGTCGAGGATTTCCCAACTTAGCAAAAATCTTACCGACGAAATATCTCGATTCAACGACGAGGTTAGCAGTGCTAGGGTCACTAAACAGCAGCAAGACGGAACTGTTCAATCACTCGACCCTGAAAGAGCTGCTAAGATTATGAGCATCGAGACTCCTGACCCGGCCACAATTACGAAACCCAGTGAAATAGATCAAGAGGATAATAATAAAGGCGACAATGTTACAGAAAACATCAATGGGAATGAGAATATAAGCGGGAAGGAGGCTGAAGCTGCCAATTTCGTAAAACCAGAGAGAGAATCATCTGTTAGCTCAGCAGAGAGTGAGAAGCCATCTAACGGTAGCAATTCTCGTCATGCCGGAGTTCACGGAGTCCAGAAATTGTATGTTTCCGGAACTAAAGTCAAGTTCTCGGAGCTACCCAATGAGATTGTCCCGTTACTTCTTAAGTTTTCAAAATATGAACGATTGTATCCGCAACTATATCAGGCATACAAAgtggaaaaggagaagagcGTGATTattaaaggatttgaaACAGTTTTGAAGGAGACTACTCCTTGCACTGGTATTAGCGAGATGGAGGTTTTTAAGGAGTATTTAGAGGGTCTTTCTAAGAAAGCTGACATTTTAAGTCAGCAACTTAGAGAAAAAGCAAACAGTGCCTcttcattgaagaaagaaaaggacTCTCTATTGAAAACAGTTAATGAAGTCAGAAATGAGAACAAAGACTTTAAAGATCAATTGAATAGCGCCAGAGAGGAGATAAAGGGTATAGAAAAGACGAAGGAAACCTTAGATATTGTTCAGAAAGATAATGAGAGGCTTGAAAAGGAGATCAGAAAGCTTAAGcaggagaaagagatccAGAAATCCCAAGAGGACAAATATAATGATGACGAGCCAGCAAATGCTAAGAAAACTGAAATTgttctttctgaaaattCCACATTGGAGACTAATAATGAATCCTTAGAGTTAATAATTgcagatttgaagaagcaagtGAGTGcaaatcaagaagagattgaaaactTGAGAGATATGCTTAGAGATGTTGGCGACGAGCTTGTAGAGAGtcaaaagaaagtgaaaaggCTTGAAAATGGAGTTGGCGAGTACCaattggaggagaaaataGATGCAAATAATGCTGAGTTAGAGATTTTGCGCATTCAGAATGCCGAGGCATTGAAAGACTATGAGCAGACGAAAAGATCATTGACTAAGAAGTATCAAAGCTGTCTTAATGAGAATGATAAGCTCCGGAAACAGCTGGATGATGccgaaaaagagaaagagaaactcGATAGAAAGATTAACGATTTGCAGGAAGAGAGCCAGAAATTTCAAAGGGAGGCTAATCAATCTAAtactttcaaagagaacggagagaaaaatatagCTCTCGTTAAGgcaaaggagaaggaaatcGGCGACAAGGCAAATAGAATTGAAATACTAcaagaggagaaagacaAACTAAACGAGGCTCTAGTTGATCTAAGAGTTCAAGTTAAACAACTAGAGTACGAAACTAAGATCAGTGTTGattccaaagaaaagatagcGAACCAACTTAAATCTGCCAAAAGCCATCAAAACGAGATGGAATTAAGGATGAATAAAGTGGCTGCCGAAAACAATAAACTTGTTAAGAAGATTGAGGAATTACAAGATAAATATAGCGAGGCCAAGGATTATAAAACGACGAACGACACGGAGGTGGATTCgctgaagagaagaattgaggAGGCTTTGATGAGAAGTAAGGAATACGAGAGCAGAATAGACGTTCTAGAGGAGGAGCTATCTCAATCCAGATCGATGTTACAGGAGAGAACCAGAGAGGCAGGTACGATGAGAAAACTTGTAATGGATACAGAGCAAAATAGAAACACCAAGATCCAGGAATTAGAGGCTAAGTTGGATGCAGCATTAGAGGAGAAGGATACAACAGAAAGCACCAGCACAATTACTGTAAGGGAAAGTCAGAAGCTCATAGAGGAACTGAGGCTGAAGCTTCGAACCTTAAATAGCGACTGCGATCgtttgaagaaagacaaCGCCAATCTAGAAGCAAGTCTAAAGAGCAGTCAGACAAAACCGAAGCAGGCGACGGATGTGCCCACTTCTCTGACTGCATTCGGTAATGATCGTGATGACGATTATACACAGAAGATGACCGATGCTCTAAGGgcctctttgaaagaaaatgagCAACGGCTAAGGAAATTTGAGGAGATCAACAAGGTGCTCCAGAGATCGAGCAATGATAATGCACAAAAATTGGTAAGAATGAACAAGAAGTACAAACTACTTACACAGCAGTACAAGATACTAAGATCTAGTGCTGCTTCTGGGGAGAAAGTTTCATCATACTCGGCCAGCCCCGGGGATACAGATATGTCTAGTGGAAGACGTGAGAGTATTGCTTCTTCGATCGAGGCACCTACAGTTCCAACTGGAACGCAACATGGAGACAAGGACAAGGAGAAATCCACCTACATTAAAAACGTGCTTTTTGGATTTCTAGAGCACAGAGATCAGAGAGAAATGCTTCTACCGGTGATGAAGGCACTTTTAGGGttggatgatgaggatgaaaagaagttcatGGAACTATTAAAGTAG
- a CDS encoding uncharacterized protein (BUSCO:EOG09342T3K), whose product MPFTLSDNYCYKYETLNNLRSEMLATRQRLNIMNKQMKSLIIQEKKKGVDHKEEKITTAKVIKQLKEPLERVSEKCNELEDALTAEASMLPNLIHTSVASKQKLVKYLNPTKEIIDSKLDDFPLTRNTKLDHKDIMERLGLVDFREATRVSGRGWYYLKGDAALLEQALVQYALKLARNCGFKMIIPPSMVKTDITNACGFRPRDQNNEKQVYELTADDTSSNRLCMTGTAEIALAGLFSNHEFKEVDLPVHYVGVSRSYRAEAGAAGRDTRGLYRVHEFTKVELFSWVKGDETVSMKEFDRLANFQMRFIESLGLTARVLIMPFNDLGAPAYKKIDIEALMPGRGAWGELTSVSNCLDFQARRLTTQYRDAKDGKLRYVHTLNATACAVPRVILAIVENFYDPQTDTIVIPEVLRSYMDDKERISKQ is encoded by the coding sequence ATGCCCTTCACTCTTTCCGACAATTACTGCTACAAATATGAGACGCTAAATAACCTTAGGTCTGAGATGCTTGCCACAAGACAGAGGCTCAATATAATGAACAAGCAAATGAAGTCTCTTATTATtcaggaaaaaaagaagggtGTTGATCataaagaggagaagattacCACTGCCAAGGTTATCAAGCAGCTTAAAGAGCCATTAGAGAGAGTTTCCGAAAAGTGTAATGAATTAGAGGATGCACTTACGGCGGAGGCTTCTATGCTGCCGAATTTGATCCATACCTCAGTGGCCTCGAAGCAGAAGCTAGTGAAATATCTTAATCCTACCAAAGAGATTATTGACTCAAAACTAGACGATTTCCCTCTCACCCGAAACACGAAACTCGATCATAAGGACATTATGGAAAGATTAGGATTGGTTGATTTTAGAGAAGCCACTAGAGTCTCTGGTAGAGGATGGTATTATCTCAAGGGAGACGCTGCCTTATTAGAACAGGCACTTGTACAGTATGCCTTGAAATTGGCCCGCAATTGCGGTTTTAAAATGATTATTCCTCCTTCCATGGTCAAAACTGATATTACCAATGCTTGTGGTTTTCGACCAAGGGATCAAAATAATGAAAAGCAAGTGTATGAGCTCACTGCTGATGATACATCAAGCAATCGCCTATGCATGACCGGTACTGCAGAGATTGCTTTGGCTGGTCTTTTCTCAAACCATGAAtttaaagaagttgatttgCCTGTTCATTATGTAGGCGTTTCTCGTAGTTATCGTGCTGAGGCTGGAGCTGCTGGTCGAGATACTAGAGGTCTCTATAGAGTGCACGAGTTCACTAAAGTCGAATTATTTTCGTGGGTTAAAGGAGATGAAACTGTTTCCATGAAAGAATTTGACCGGTTAGCAAATTTCCAAATGAGATTCATTGAAAGTCTTGGATTGACAGCAAGAGTGTTAATCATGCCTTTCAACGATCTTGGTGCACCAGCATACAAGAAAATTGATATAGAGGCGCTGATGCCTGGTAGAGGTGCATGGGGCGAATTGACCTCTGTTTCTAACTGTTTAGATTTTCAGGCTAGGCGGTTGACGACGCAATACAGAGACGCCAAAGATGGCAAGCTCAGATACGTTCATACTTTAAATGCTACTGCGTGCGCAGTTCCGAGAGTCATATTAGCAATTGTTGAGAATTTCTATGACCCTCAAACAGATACTATTGTTATCCCCGAAGTTTTGCGTTCCTACATGGATGATAAGGAGAGGATCAGTAAGCAGTAA
- a CDS encoding uncharacterized protein (BUSCO:EOG09342910), which yields MSELHNLCYLGERPITKENYLDKLRLLLKKGVPSTYTVEDAFAEEHGLKEAIKGSTTTPLHLICESLPKDTSREEEDIILTMIDELFLNGAGWCLTNEKDETPGCVLLRRGLHGSKYWQKMVDAGVRAELLFRRLDDDKIEFIDEIESEEIPQLVEADTIEGMDKEVAKNNAGLKEKTEVLDKDPTNTTSSYLKTKLAYKDGALVTNERCDGVMMQWEDILMKAGCNSLFKSIDDPKEVNILNIGFGMGIIDSMIQERNPTTHYICEAHPDVLQKMKEDGWMKKKNVVVLEGKWQDTVPPLLSRGIFFDGIYYDTYSEHYQDMLELFDMIVGLLKPTGTFSFFNGLGADRLICYEVYKKVVEIDLDIYGLSVKFNEIRPPENALRPAQEDDSVWKGIKRAYWKCPTYYHPEVSFA from the coding sequence ATGTCAGAACTGCACAACCTTTGTTATCTCGGAGAGAGACCGATAACCAAAGAGAACTATCTTGATAAGCTTAGATTGTTGCTCAAGAAGGGTGTCCCTTCAACCTACACCGTAGAGGACGCATTCGCAGAAGAGCACGGACTGAAAGAGGCTATTAAGGGATCCACCACTACACCCTTGCATCTTATATGCGAATCATTACCGAAAGATACAAGcagggaagaagaggatatCATATTAACAATGATAGACGAACTCTTTCTCAATGGGGCTGGCTGGTGCCTTACCAACGAGAAAGACGAGACTCCTGGATGCGTATTGCTTAGAAGAGGATTACACGGAAGTAAATACTGGCAGAAGATGGTGGATGCAGGAGTAAGGGCCGAGTTATTGTTTAGGAGGTtagatgatgataaaattGAATTCATTGACGAGATAGAGTCCGAAGAGATTCCACAGTTAGTGGAGGCTGATACCATCGAAGGGATGGATAAAGAAGTGGCGAAGAACAACGCTGgtttgaaagaaaagacagaGGTACTTGATAAGGATCCTACCAATACCACTTCTTCCTATTTGAAAACTAAGCTCGCATACAAGGATGGGGCATTAGTGACGAACGAAAGATGCGATGGTGTTATGATGCAGTGGGAAGACATACTAATGAAGGCAGGATGTAACTCCTTGTTTAAAAGCATCGATGATCCCAAAGAGGTAAATATTCTCAATATTGGATTTGGCATGGGTATTATAGATTCAAtgatccaagaaagaaatccCACTACGCACTACATATGTGAGGCACACCCAGACGTTctccagaagatgaaggaggatggatggatgaagaaaaagaatgtCGTCGTGTTAGAAGGTAAATGGCAGGATACTGTGCCACCATTGTTAAGCCGTGGTATCTTTTTTGATGGTATCTACTACGACACTTACAGCGAGCATTACCAGGATATGCTAGAACTATTCGATATGATAGTAGGACTTTTGAAGCCTACAGGAacattttcctttttcaatgGCTTGGGAGCAGACAGATTGATTTGTTATGAGGTGTATAAGAAAGTTGTGGAAATAGATTTGGATATTTACGGATTATCGGTGAAGTTTAATGAGATTAGACCACCCGAAAATGCGCTTCGTCCAGCCCAAGAGGATGATTCAGTTTGGAAAGGTATAAAGAGGGCTTATTGGAAATGCCCGACTTACTACCATCCGGAAGTGTCGTTTGCTTAA